One genomic segment of Cherax quadricarinatus isolate ZL_2023a unplaced genomic scaffold, ASM3850222v1 Contig5159, whole genome shotgun sequence includes these proteins:
- the LOC128705248 gene encoding uncharacterized protein codes for MAMIDENVSLLPAVHPTMERCNLVRHSVVLTFSEVYKHMSLLKGRSIYDYCIQENAPGYIKHVFSVEENDMVQTSIAPEHLNLKVLYKLVRYVCGLAPREDDTWHNKDSLEFLINSAWEQMETLNEAAALTDQCLNHRLDILQQCLSKILDKVQEMKQVDVETVRREVLKNSTMTPVGPCANASSSSDIPYMYKILTQHIIHRIFVMVFKQLNCLNEKSIYDYLKEDTNIRRPMVCFTRREKDILKNKSFQPENVSIHLLYKLLPRVCDLSSHKEWPTSQNTIEYCLFCIKQEHDCAAFLDVQKFANNSHKLYRYLDRILSMIAEKHNKTKQDILREMPDEPVCMDDSFQFCDVLFSRISQQAVFLTQTSQELSFSPTAKEPGPSFRAHQEPGPSHTPQEPDIFHTCQAPTPSTPEKQLLPSQTPYSFNSVTPEEANVVHLFKALCPGGVAAKVMCEVYFALSGDIGKVNKKSFTAIELNQVKGDIRELDITTLYKLLRFACDLAAPGDAIWITQGDTLEYCLNSVKTMRNELAHKIICISNEDLKSKIQNLECLLESILLKASSLSKKDLKDKIDNMKNEIQPLAEPPPFLLDKENYLTKIKILQETLASQMAHDAEKELLNQYSLDAFTNISPVTWSYTDQHRNMTIDKLFTDLEIVDAVDVKIGNTFSLKERVFPVLLEQSEEIGSRVIIVQGVAGAGKTSLCKFLIHLWTTCQKHVSQKSVDLLIYIQCRYVTTSSISSYLKTILPKTFRCIDMDDIIPLMQESRVTFLVDGYDEARTEAKDLLDDILKFLPESKMIITSRPQWVPKLKSKVNQISSSCMKVLSLTGFKNDKRNEFIQKLFDVTLGVNQQQRCNQFFAYLNKLGEQLEVLTELPLTLTLLVMLWIDDCKNAMEAKTITQLYRKLIEFMLKRLSSKLNISDHEQCREWMLTLGEIAWANLKKNQHYLDKRNVTKLKRKADSLHVDGMAAISTFLHCDIQISLTDSHEFWTFAHNCQQEFLAAEFIVEDVIVNDKSLRDILGFHGGDGEDKKLQRLIPVIEFITGLLSQENEITKERASEIIQIALVQTPWSFIAMSRIVQDMLETNVEAKEILKNMFKGQTLSDFLDGYDPQSVKWVLENTSLGIPSCIRLRNSVTAVLKMEPLLQLLNKKSCHPEIIISIDYVKSTEKAIEFVRNLKEPLGTFILLTWNSHSLIELIKNWPWDQSLHLSFPYEVFPLLWWELVICLTKQNIAVNTLIYSSRNQDCEKLIEEGAKSLHLTCKTDESLDAGDIIISC; via the coding sequence atggCTATGATAGATGAAAATGTGTCATTGTTGCCTGCAGTGCATCCAACAATGGAAAGGTGTAACCTTGTTAGACACTCTGTTGTGTTGACTTTTTCTGAAGTGTATAAACACATGTCTCTCTTAAAAGGCAGAAGTATTTATGATTACTGTATACAAGAAAATGCTCCAGGGTACATTAAACATGTTTTTTCAGTTGAAGAGAATGACATGGTCCAAACAAGCATAGCTCCAGAACACCTAAACTTGAAGGTTTTGTACAAATTAGTTAGGTATGTGTGTGGTCTGGCTCCACGTGAGGATGACACATGGCACAACAAGGACTCGCTAGAGTTTCTCATTAATTCTGCTTGGGAACAAATGGAAACTTTAAATGAGGCTGCTGCCTTAACAGATCAGTGTCTTAATCACAGGCTTGACATTCTGCAACAGTGTCTATCAAAAATTCTTGACAAAGTTCAGGAAATGAAGCAGGTAGATGTTGAGACCGTCCGCAGAGAGGTACTAAAAAATTCCACGATGACACCAGTGGGCCCATGTGCAAATGCATCCTCCTCTTCTGacataccatacatgtacaaaatTTTAACCCAGCATATAATACATAGAATATTTGTAATGGTATTTAAACAACTGAACTgccttaatgaaaaaagtatctATGACTACCTTAAGGAAGACACAAACATACGTAGACCAATGGTATGTTTCACACGTAGAGAAAAAGACATATTGAAGAATAAATCCTTCCAGCCAGAAAATGTGTCTATCCATCTCTTATATAAACTCCTGCCACGTGTGTGTGATCTGTCAAGCCATAAAGAGTGGCCTACATCTCAAAATACAATAGAATATTGCCTTTTCTGCATAAAGCAAGAGCATGACTGCGCAGCATTCCTAGATGTGCAAAAATTTGCAAACAACTCGCACAAGTTATACAGATACTTGGACAGAATATTGAGTATGATTGCAGAGAAACATAATAAAACAAAACAAGACATTCTGAGAGAGATGCCAGATGAGCCAGTTTGTATGGATGATTCCTTTCAATTCTGTGATGTTTTGTTCTCTCGTATATCTCAGCAGGCTGTTTTTTTAACTCAGACATCACAAGAGCTTAGCTTTTCTCCAACAGCCAAAGAGCCAGGTCCCTCCTTTCGTGCACACCAGGAACCTGGCCCCTCTCATACACCCCAGGAGCCTGACATCTTTCACACATGCCAAGCACCCACTCCCTCCACTCCAGAGAAACAGTTATTGCCTAGTCAGACACCATATTCTTTCAATTCTGTAACACCTGAAGAAGCTAATGTTGTACATTTATTCAAAGCTTTATGTCCTGGAGGAGTAGCAGCaaaggtcatgtgtgaggtctaTTTTGCTCTTTCTGGTGATATTGGTAAAGTTAATAAGAAATCTTTCACTGCTATTGAACTGAACCAAGTGAAGGGAGATATAAGAGAGCTAGACATTACCACACTATATAAACTTTTAAGGTTTGCATGTGATTTGGCTGCACCTGGTGATGCTATTTGGATCACTCAAGGTGACACTCTTGAatattgtctcaactctgtaaaAACCATGAGAAATGAATTGGCTCACAAGATAATTTGCATTAGCAATGAGGATCTCAAGTCAAAGATTCAGAATTTAGAATGCCTCTTAGAAAGTATTTTGCTTAAAGCTAGTTCTTTATCAAAGAAGGACTTAAAGGATAAAATTGACAACATGAAAAATGAAATACAACCACTTGCTGAACCACCACCTTTCTTGCTTGATAAAGAGAATTACTTAACTAAGATAAAAATTCTCCAAGAAACATTAGCAAGCCAGATGGCGCATGATGCTGAAAAAGAGCTACTCAACCAGTATAGTCTTGATGCTTTCACAAATATTTCTCCAGTTACATGGAGTTATACTGACCAACATAGAAATATGACCAtagacaagctatttacagatttGGAAATTGTGGATGCTGTTGATGTGAAAATTGGAAATACATTTTCCTTGAAAGAGAGAGTGTTTCCTGTGTTATTAGAACAAAGTGAGGAGATAGGGTCAAGAGTTATTATTGTACAAGGTGTTGCAGGGGCTGGAAAGACATCCCTATGTAAGTTCCTCATTCATCTTTGGACAACTTGTCAAAAACATGTCAGCCAGAAATCTGTTGATTTACTAATCTATATACAGTGCAGATATGTTACTACATCTTCTATATCATCATACTTGAAAACCATTTTGCCAAAGACATTCAGGTGCATTGATATGGATGATATCATTCCTTTGATGCAGGAATCAAGGGTGACGTTCTTGGTAGATGGCTATGATGAAGCTCGCACTGAGGCCAAGGATCTTTTAGATGATATTCTCAAATTTTTACCAGAAAGTAAAATGATCATAACTTCAAGGCCACAGTGGGTACCAAAACTTAAATCTAAAGTTAACCAAATTTCCTCAAGTTGCATGAAAGTACTCAGTTTGACAGGCTTCAAGAATGACAAACGGAATGAATTTATTCAAAAACTCTTTGATGTTACACTAGGGGTAAATCAACAGCAAAGATGTAACCAGTTTTTTGCTTACCTGAATAAACTGGGAGAACAGCTGGAGGTACTTACAGAGTTGCCACTGACTTTAACACTTTTAGTTATGTTATGGATAGATGACTGCAAGAATGCTATGGAAGCAAAGACCATTACACAGCTCTATAGAAAACTCATAGAATTTATGCTGAAGAGACTCAGTTCCAAGCTCAACATATCTGATCACGAACAATGCCGGGAATGGATGTTAACCTTGGGAGAAATAGCATGGGCTAATCTTAAAAAAAATCAGCATTACCTAGATAAAAGAAATGTAACTAAACTTAAAAGAAAAGCAGACAGCTTGCATGTTGATGGCATGGCAGCAATTTCAACATTCTTGCATTGTGATATCCAGATTTCCCTTACCGATTCTCATGAGTTTTGGACATTTGCACACAACTGTCAGCAAGAATTCCTAGCAGCCGAATTTATTGTTGAAGATGTGATAGTGAATGATAAATCACTCAGAGATATTCTAGGATTCCATGGAGGTGATGGAGAAGACAAGAAGCTACAGAGATTAATCCCAGTAATAGAATTTATAACTGGTTTACTATCCCAAGAAAATGAGATAACAAAAGAAAGGGCAAGTGAAATTATTCAGATAGCTTTAGTACAGACACCATGGTCTTTCATTGCAATGAGTCGTATAGTTCAGGATATGTTAGAGACAAATGTAGAAGCTAAAGAAATCCTCAAAAACATGTTTAAAGGACAAACATTATCAGATTTCCTTGATGGCTATGACCCACAGAGTGTAAAGTGGGTCCTTGAGAACACATCCTTAGGCATCCCTTCTTGTATTCGACTGAGAAACTCTGTTACTGCTGTACTCAAGATGGAACCTTTATTACAGCTACTAAATAAGAAATCTTGTCATCCTGAGATTATCATATCCATTGATTATGTTAAAAGTACTGAAAAGGCAATAGAATTTGTGAGGAATCTTAAAGAGCCATTAGGGACATTCATTCTGCTGACTTGGAACTCTCACTCACTCATTGAACTCATTAAAAATTGGCCATGGGATCAATCCTTGCATTTGTCTTTTCCTTACGAAGTTTTCCCTCTTCTGTGGTGGGAACTTGTTATATGCCTGACAAAGCAAAATATTGCTGTTAATACTCTTATTTATAGCTCCAGGAACCAAGATTGTGAGAAATTAATTGAGGAGGGAGCAAAATCTCTACACCTAACCTGTAAGACTGATgaatcactggatgctggggatATAATCATTTCATGCTGA